The DNA segment AAGGTTTAAGTTAGAGATGTGGATAGGCGCTTCTTGCTTGACGATACCCCCTTGCGGGTTATCAGCGTTCGGCTTGGCATGTTTCGATACCATATTGATTCCTTCCACGATAGCTCTATTCTTACTCAATAGGACTTCAAGTACCTTACCTTCTTGTCCTTTATATTCACCGGCGTTCACAATTACTGTATCGCCTTTTTTAATATGTAACTTTCCCATTGCTATCTTTTATTAAAAATTTATAGCACCTCAGGAGCCAATGAAACGATTTTCATGTAGCCATCGCGTAATTCTCTAGCCACAGGGCCAAAGATACGAGTACCGCGCATTTCACCTGCTTGGTTCAACAACACACATGCATTTTCGTCGAAACGGATATATGATCCGTCGGCTCGTCTGATCTCTTTTTTTGTACGAACAACTACTGCCTTGGTAACTGTACCCTTTTTCATTTCTGTTGAGGGCAGTGAACTTTTAACAGTTACTACGATACGGTCTCCAATGGTCGCGTATCTCTTCTTAGTACCGCCAAGTACTCTGATGCAGAGTACTTCTTTGGCGCCACTATTATCGGCAACAGCCAATCTGGATTCTTGTTGTATCATGATTACTTAGCTCTATCGATAATTTCTACTAATCGCCAACGTTTGGTTTTACTCAAAGGGCGAGTTTCCATAATTTTTACTGTATCACCAGCATTGCAGTCATTTTTTTCATCATGAGCGTGAAATCTCTTTGTCTTTTTCACGAACTTACCGTAAATAGGGTGTTTCTCACGAATCTCAACAGCAACTACGATAGACTTATCCATTTTGCTGCTAGCAACGATACCGACACGTTCTTTTCTTAAGTTTCTTTTTTCCATCACTAAACTATTTTTCGGTTAATTGCTTTTGACGCAAAATAGTTTGCAATCGCGCAATATTTCTACGTAAGTCTCTAATCTGCAATGGATTTTCCAATGGAGATATGCTATGATTGAGTTCTAAACGAATAAGCTCTGCACGCTCGGTATCAATCCTTTCGATGATCTCGCTGATCGCCATTTCATTAATTTCTGATACTTTCATCTTACTTCTTATGCTTTAGATTCAACATAGTCTCGTCTTACAACGAATTTAGTAGTAACAGGCAATTTCTGCGCTGCTAAACGCAATGCTTCTTTTGCTGTTTCGTATGATACTCCTTCACATTCAATAATGATTCTTCCCGGAGTAACAGGAGCTACAAATCCTTCTGGGCTACCTTTACCTTTACCCATACGAACCTCTGCAGGTTTTTTGGTAATTGGTTTATCAGGAAATACCCTAATCCAGATTTGTCCTTGACGTTGCATGTAACGGGTTACCGCGATACGTGCCGCTTCTATTTGGCGTCCGGTAAGCCATTTACTTTGTAAGGATTTAATTCCAAAAGATCCGAATGCTAGCTCAGCTCCTCTTTGTGCTTCGCCTTTCATTCTACCTTTTTGCCTTCTTCTGTATTTTACTTTCTTTGGTTGTAACATCTTTCTAACTCATTTACATTAGCTGATGATTACTTTCTTCTCTTCTTGAAATTCCCACCTTTACGGCCACCATTATCTTTCGCTGCAAAATTTGGTGAAAGATCCGGTTTCCCGTAAATCTCTCCTTTACAAATCCACACTTTGATACCTAGTAATCCGGTTTTGGTAAGAGCTTCCGCCTGAGCGTAATCGATATTTGCGCGGAAGGTATGCAAAGGAGTTCTTCCTTCTTTATACATTTCCGACCTGGCCATTTCTGCTCCATTCAAACGACCTGAAACTTGAATTTTGATACCTTCCGCTCCCATTCTCATGGTTGAAGCGATAGCCATTTTTACTGCACGACGAAAAGCAATACGCCCTTCTAGTTGACGCGCAATATTATTAGCTACAATAATAGCATCTAATTCGGGTCTTTTCACCTCAAAAATGTTGATTTGAACCTCCTTATCGGTGATTTTTTTCAACTCTTCTTTCAGTTTATCAACCTCTTGGCCACCTTTACCGATAATGATACCCGGACGAGCCGTGTGAACAGTAATCGTTATCAGCTTTAGTGTTCGTTCAATAACAATTCTCGAAATACTAGCTTTAGCTAGACGTACGTTCAGATATTTACGGATTTTAGTATCTTCTAATAACTTGTCGCCGTAATTCTTTCCGCCAAACCAGTTAGAGTCCCATCCTCTGATGATACCTAACCTGTTACTTATTGGATTTACTTTTTGTCCCATCTAGCTAACTTTTATTTCTTCTTTGTTATTCACGTTGCTATCAATATAAATGGTTACATGGTTCGATCTTTTTCTGATGCGGTGAGCACGTCCTTGCGGAGCCGGTCTCAATCTTTTCAAAATCCTTGCTGAATCAACATTAATTGATTTTACCACAAGATTTGCATCTTCCATGCGTACCCCTTCGTTCTTCTCTTTCCAGTTTGCAATAGCGGAAAGAAGTAATTTCTCAACTCTGCGTGAAGCTTCTTTAGACGAATACTTCAACAGGTCAAGAGCTAAATTTACCTCTTTACCTCTAATCATATCTGCAACCAGGCGCATTTTACGTGGAGAAGTAGGCACATTGCGAAGCGAAGCAAAGCTCACTTGCTTTTTTGCTTCCTTATTTTGTTCTGCTCTGAGTCTTTTTCTAGCACCCATTTTAATTCTCTTTATTAAGTTACTTTACCGTTAGGTTACCTTTTCTTGTTACCTCCATGACCTCTGTAGGTACGTGTTGGTGAAAACTCGCCTAACTTGTGACCTACCATATTTTCGGTCACGTAAACAGGAATAAATTTATTTCCGTTGTGCACTGCGATAGTATGTCCCACAAAATCAGGAGATATCATCGACGCTCTTGCCCAGGTCTTAATTACCGTTTTTTTACCTGAATCGTTCATCTTAAAAACTTTAGCTTCAAGCTTATAATCGATAAATGGGCCTTTTTTTAATGATCTGCTCATAATTTCTTCTGCTTACACGTTATTTTTTACGTCTTTCAATAATGTATTTGCTAGTTGCTTTTTTCTTATCACGAGTTTTAAAGCCTTTTGCTAATACACCTGTACGTGATCTTGGATGACCTCCAGACTGACGTCCTTCACCACCACCCATTGGGTGATCTACAGGGTTCATGGCCACACCACGAACGCGAGGACGACGACCTAACCAACGTGAACGACCGGCTTTACCAGATCTTTCAAGCGCATGGTCTGAATTACCAACCGCACCAATAGTAGCACGACAAGTAGTCAGGATCATTCTAGTTTCACCAGAAGGTAATTTAATCACGGCAAATTTTCCGTCACGAGCAGCCAATTGAGCAAATGTACCAGCACTACGTGCCATAATGCCACCTTGTCCGGGGCGTAACTCAATATTGTGGATGATCGTTCCCAGAGGGATCTCTTTAAGGGTTAACGTATTACCCAGGTCAGGACTAACTCCTTCACCTGATTTTACTGTTTGACCGACTTCTAATCCATTAGGAGCGAGAATGTAACGTTTTTCGCCATCGGCATAAGCCAATAATGCGATACGTGCACTACGGTTTGGGTCGTATTGAACAGACTCAACTGTAGCAGCAACACCGTCTTTATTTCTCTTGAAATCGATTACCCTGTAACGTCTCTTATGACCCCCACCTTTATAACGCATGGTCATTTTACCGGTGTTATTTCTACCGCCGGATTTTTTGATGGGTTTCAGTAAGGACTTCTCTGGTGTACTTGAGGTAATCGTATCAAATGCACCAATAACTTTGTGTCTCTGCCCCGGTGTTGTGGGCTTTAGCTTTCTTACTGCCATTTTACTTAAATATTGCTATAAAAATCAATCTTATCTCCTTCTGCCAAAGTAACAATTGCCTTTTTGTAAGCAGCAGTTTTACCTACCTGCACACCACTTTTTGTATAACGGCTTTTTACTTTACCGGCATAATTCATGGTGTTTACTCCTTCAACAGTTACATTGTACATTTCCTCAACCGCCTTTTTAATTTGTAGTTTGTTAGCGTCTTTCTTAACAACGAAACCAAAACGGTTTAGCTTTTCGCTTATGTCGTTGAGTTTTTCAGTAACTATTGGCTTAATTAATATTTGCATTTTAAAATCTCCTTAAGCTTTAAATTAAAGATTACCTAATCCTTCAACTGAACTTTCCACTAGAACCAACGCTCCGGCTTTCATTATACTATAAGTATTTAATTCAGCTAATGTTACTACTTCCGATTTAGGAATATTTCTTGAAGCTAGGTAAACGTTTTTATCGGCTTCGTTTAATACTACCAACGAACGTTTTCCTTCTACTTTAAGATTCTTACGAATTTGTGCGAACTCTTTAGTTTTGGGAGCTTCCATGTTGAAATCTTCAACAACGATAATGCTACCGGTTTTGGCTTTATAGGATAAAGCTGATTTACGGGCAAGCTCTTTTAACTTCTTGTTCAATTTAAATCCATAGTTACGTGGACGTGGACCAAAAACGCGACCACCACCTCTAAAAACAGGTGATTTTATACTACCGGCACGAGCTGTACCAGTACCTTTTTGTTTTTTGATCTTACGTGTACTTCCTACGATCTCTGCTCTTTCCTTTGACTTATGAGTTCCCTGACGTTGATTTGCTAGGAACTGTTTTACATCAAGATAAATAGCATGATCGTTGGGTTCAATACCGAAAACTGCATCTGTTAACTCAACAGTTTTTCCGGTCTCTTCTCCTGTTATGCTTAATACTTTTAGTTCCATTACTTTTCAACAATTAGATATGAACCTTTAGCTCCCGGAACCGAACCTTTAACGATAATAAGGTTGCTTTCAGGAATTACTTTTAATACTCTAAGGCTTTCTACCATCACTCTATCTCCTCCGGTACGTCCAGCCATACGCATACCTTTAAAAACACGAGCAGGGTAAGATGCGGCACCAATAGAACCAGGGGCTCTAAGACGGTTATGCTGTCCGTGAGTTGAACCACCAACACCACCAAAACCGTGACGTTTTACTACACCTTGAAATCCTTTACCTTTAGAGACTCCGGTAACGTCAACAAATGAATCTTCTTCAAAGATGTCAACCTTTACTTCATCACCTAAACTCAATTCTTGTTCGAATCCTTTGAACTCAACAACACGTCTTTTAGGTGTTACGCCTGCTTTTTTAAAGTGGCCTAACACTGCTTTAGTAGTGTTCTTTTCCTTCTTGTCGTCGAACGCCAGCTGTACAGCCTCATAGCCATCGGTATCCACAGTTTTAACCTGTGTAACCAAGCATGGGCCAGCTTCGATAACAGTGCATGGAATGTTTTTTCCATCGGCACTGAAAACGGAAGTCATTCCGATTTTTTTTCCAATTAATCCTGGCATTGTTACAAAAATTAAATATTAAATAATCGATTCACACAGCCCGTGCTTCGACCTACGAGCTATGCGAACTTATTTTGCTTCTATCAAACTTTGATTTCTACTTCTACTCCACTAGGTAATTCTAACTTCATTAAAGCATCAATAGTTTTAGCTGTTGAGCTATAAATATCGATTAAACGCTTATATGATGAAAGTTGGAATTGCTCTCTCGACTTCTTGTTTACGAATGTTGAACGCAACACTGTAAACACTCTTTTATGAGTTGGAAGTGGAATAGGACCGCTTACTACGGCTCCTGTTGTCTTCACCGTCTTAACGATTTTCTCAGCTGACTTGTCAACCAAGTTATGATCGTAAGATTTTAATTTGATTCGTATTTTCTGACTCATCTTGAGATCTTATTATAATAATTCAACTTTACCTTCAGCTTCTTTCACTACTTCTTGCGCAATGGCTTTAGAAACCCCTTCGAAGTGTGAGAACACCATTGAAGAAGTTGCACGACCCGATGAAATAGTACGTAAAACTGTTACATATCCGAACATTTCGGCTAGAGGCACCTTAGCTTTCACTACACGAGCACCTGCTTTAGATTCCATTCCTTCTACCTGACCACGACGTTTATTCAAGTCACCGATAATATCACCCATATACTCCTCGGGAGTAACGACTTCTACTTTCATAATAGGTTCAAGAAGAATTGGTTTTGCTTTTGCACATGCAGCTTTGAAAGCCTGACGTCCCGCGATCTCAAAAGACAACTGGTCAGAATCCACAGGGTGAAAAGAACCATCTAAAAGTACCACCTTAAGACTATCCACGACAAATCCGGCCAATACACCATTTAACATGGCTTCTTTGATACCTTTTTCTACCGAAGGAATAAACTCTTTAGGTACGTTACCTCCCTTAATTTGGTTCACAAACTCAAGCCCTTCTTTACCGTCTTCTCTTGGTCCTATGGTCACCACAATATCAGCAAACTTACCACGTCCACCAGACTGTTTTTTAAACACTTCACGGTGGTCAACAGTTTGCGTAATAGCCTCTTTATAAGTTACTTGAGGACGACCTTGATTACATTCCACCTTAAACTCACGTTTCAAACGATCCACGATAATCTCAAGGTGAAGTTCACCCATACCGCTGATTACTGTTTGACCACTGTCTTCGTCAGTTTGAACACGGAAAGTAGGATCTTCTTCAGCTAATTTAGATAAAGCGACTCCCAATTTGTCCATATCTTTTTGCGACTTAGGCTCTACAGCCACACCAATTACTGGTTCTGGAAAATCCATAGACTCCAGAGTAATAGGATTTTTCTCATCACAAAGCGTGTCACCTGTACGAATATCTTTAAAACCTACTCCTGCACAGATATCACCAGCCTCAATCACATCCTGGGGAAGCTGTTTGTTGGATTTCATCTGATACAAACGAGAGATACGTTCTTTTTTACCGGTACGCGTATTCAATGCATAAGAACCCGCTTCTAGTCTACCGGAATAAATACGCATAAAGGCCAAACGACCAACAAACGGATCCGTGGCAATTTTAAAGGCCAATGCTGAAAAAGGAGCATTTACATCGTGAGGTCTTGAAGCTTCTTCGCCCGTGTTTGGATCAGTACCAGTAATAGCAGGAATGTCGGTTGGAGCCGGCAAGAAAGCTACTACAGAATCAAGCAAACGTTGAACTCCTTTATTTTTAAAAGCAGAACCACACATCATAGGAGTAATCGTTTGATTAATGGTAGCAGTACGTATAACAGCTATCATCTCCTCTTTGGTAATAGATTCTGGATCTTCAAAATAACGTTCCATCAACTCCTCATCAGATTCGGCCACAGCCTCCACTAATTTATCTCTCCACTCTTTGGCTTCTGCCTTCAATTCTTCTCGTATCTCTCTTAACTCATAACGAGAACCCATTTGGGCATCATCAAACCAAACAACCTCTTTATTTTCAATAAGGTCAATAACTCCTTCAAAATCGTCTTCTGCTCCAATAGGAATTTGAAGAGGAATAGGATTTGCTCCTAACATCTCTCTTACCTGACGAACTACTTCAAAGAAGTTAGCACCTGAACGGTCCATTTTATTCACGAAACCAATACGGGGCACACCATATTTATCAGCTTGTCTCCATACAGTTTCACTTTGTGGCTCTACACCACTTACAGCACAGAATAAGGCAACAGTACCATCCAATACCCTTAAGGAACGCTCTACCTCTACAGTAAAGTCAACGTGACCCGGGGTATCGATAATGTTAATCTTATATGATTCGTTATTATAGTTCCAGTTGGTGGTAACAGCAGCAGAAGTAATGGTAATACCCCTTTCTTGCTCTTGCTCCATCCAGTCCATGGTAGCAGCACCATCGTGAACCTCACCAATTTTATGGGTAATACCTGTATAAAACAGAATACGCTCTGTTGTAGTGGTTTTACCTGCATCGATATGCGCCATGATACCGATATTTCTGGTGTGTTTTAAATCTGAATTTCCCATTTTATTTTTTCCCTTAAAAGATTAGATGATTAGAACCTAAAGTGAGCAAATGCTCGGTTAGCCTCCGCCATCCTGTGCATATCTTCTTTCTTCTTGAAGGCTCCGCCTTCATTGTTATAAGCCGCAACAATTTCAGCAGATAGTTTTTCTGCCATTGATTTACCACTTCTCTTACGAGCAAAAAGAATCAAGTTCTTCATAGCTACAGAAACCTTTCTTGAAGGACGAATTTCGGTTGGCACCTGAAAAGTTGCTCCACCTACTCTACGACTCTTTACCTCTACTGCAGGAGTGATGTTTTCCAACCCTTTTTTCCACATTTCTAAAGCTGATTTTCCTTCTTTCTCTGCTTTATCAGCCATGCGGTCCAATGCATCATAAAAAATACCGTAAGCAGTTGATTTTTTACCGTCAAGCATTAGGTTGTTGATGAATTGTGTTACCAAAGTATCATTGAACTTTGGATCAGGAAGCAATATTCGCTTCTTTGGTTTACCTTTTCTCATTTCTTCTTGTTTATCAGTTTATTATTGGCTGTCAATGTTTCTGTGTCTTCAAAAGCAAGGTATTGCTTTTTACTCAACCTTCTGTTTTAACTACCAATAAACAAAACTATCAGTTAAACACTTCTTTAAATTACTTCTTAGGACGCTTGGTTCCATATTTTGAACGACGTTGGGTACGTCCTTCAACTCCTGAGGCATCTAAAGCTCCACGTACTAAGTGGTAACGTACACCTGGAAGATCTTTTACCCTTCCTCCGCGTACAAGTACAATAGAGTGCTCCTGAAGATTGTGTCCTTCTCCTGGGATGTAGGCATTCACCTCTTTCCCATTAGTTAGACGAACCCTTGCAACCTTTCTCATGGCCGAGTTCGGCTTCTTTGGTGTAGTCGTGTACACCCTCACACAAACACCTCTACGTTGAGGACAAGAATCTAGTGCTCTAGACTTACTTTTCTCAACCAATGTGGTGCGTCCTTTACGAACTAACTGTTGAATCGTTGGCATATAACTAAAATTGTTTAAAATAAAATTCTTAATCTTTGCTTATAACTTTTACTTTTCGCCCCATAAAACACACTGATTCTCAGTTATTTTTACGAATTTTAGACAAAAAGCGATGCAAAAGTACTAATTTCCAACGAGAAAAGAACAAATAATAGCAATATTTTTAAAAAATTCTTTCACGGTGTTCTTACTAGAATACAAATTGTTAGTGGAAAACTTAGCAAGCAGACAATGCTAACATAACTTGCTCTTTTAATCGTTACTTATCAGTATATTTTTGAACGGCCTTATTCCCCAAAAATATATGCGTCAAACTTTATGTATTTTTTTCTTTTTTATTACCATTGCCATCATTTATAAATTTCAATCATGATGAAAATTTTCCTTTACCTATACTTGCTTTTTATCGTTCTTACACCCCTAGAGGCCATCAATGAGATGGATAGCCTACTAACTCATCTGGAAGCAACCATGGCTCAACGCGACCAATTCGATCAAAAAAAGGAAAATAGAATATCGCAATTAAAAGAATTAGCACATAAAAACAACAACAACCTGGAACAGATTTTTTTTATCAACAATCAGTTAATCGAAGAATACCTAACGTACACACTGGATTCTGCACTTCACTTTATAAATGAGAATATCAACATATCCAAAAAATTAAATAATATTAGATTAACCCACCAAAACAACATCAAATTAGCCAATATCATGGCCTCCTCAGGAAGGTTGTTTGAGGCTTTTGAAATCCTGAACTCCATCAACAAGAAGGAGCTGAATGATCCATTACTGATCGACTACTACAAAGCATTTATTAAAACATACAATGAACTAAGTTTTTATGCACCTCTATCTTCCAACTATCACAAATACTACTCAAAAGTAGAAGCTTATACGGATTCCTTAATTCCTTATTTAAATCAGAACTCTGACGATTATTTGTCTATCCTCGAAAAAAAATACCGAGACGACAGAAACTTGTTGGAATGCAAAAAAATAAATACCCAACGCTTGTCCAAAACCAAGATGGGAAATCGACTGTACTCCCAGATTACTTTTGAACGATCACTCCTATACCAACTGGAAAAGGATGAAGAAATGCAAATGAAATACCTAATCTTATCCGCCACCTCAGACATCCAGTCCTCGGTAAAAGACAATGCTTCTTTGACCGTACTAGCACTACTATTACATAAAAAAGGAGACATCGACAGATCACATGAATTCATTAAATTTTCTTTTGATGACGCTTCCTTTTTCAATTCTGAACTAAGGTTTAAAGTAATTTCAGAAATCTTACCTGTTATAACAGAAGCCTACGAACACAAAACCGAGAAACAACAAAGAAAATTACAAACCTCATTGATGGCCATTAGCGCACTCTTACTGCTACTGCTCATCGCCATATTCTTTATTCACCGCCAGTTAGCAACGCTAAGACTAACACAGAAGGAACTAAAAAACATAAATTCAAAGCTCAACAAGTTAAACCTAAATCTGGCCGAATCAAACAAAAAACTGAATCAAGCCAATGACCAATTATCCGAATCGAATCATGTAAAAGAAAACTACATCGGAAACTTTTTAAGTATCTGTTCCAATTATATTGACAAGATGGATCAGATGAACAAAAAGGTAAGCAAAAAAATTACGAGCCGAAAAATAGAAGAACTACTGGCCGAAACAAAATCAAACAAACTTATCGACAAGGAAGTCAAAGAATTTTATAAAAATTTTGACGATGCTTTTCTTCACATCTTTCCTAATTTTGTTAACGAACTAAATGCCTTATTACGTACCGAAGAACAGATCATATTAAAATCAGAAGAACGCTTAAACACTGAGCTTAGAATTTTCGCACTCATTCGGCTGGGAATCAATGACAGTGCCCAAATAGCCAAACTACTTCGCTATTCGGTAAACACAATTTACAACTACCGGGTTAAAGTAAAAAACAAAGCACTAGGCAACAGAGAGAACTTTGAACAACAGGTGATGACCATCGATGCCGTCAAAGATTAATACCAAATTACATTTCAGTCTACGGACAAATACGCATTAAAACATTCAAGAGGTTAACACCCAAATACACATCTTCAACCGCCTCAAAGGGCAAATAACTGCCATTTTCATTCACACACGAGTGAATTCCATCCACTTTTTTTAAGACACGTCAAAATCATTACATCCTGATTAACAACAAGAAACATTTTTTGACACAATCCAATCATCCACTTTTTCACTACTCACCTTGGGAGACATCTTCATTTTAGATTCTCTTTACCATAGAGAGAAGAATCTATTTTTTTATTCATAACAAACATCACGCAATGTATAAATCTTTATTAAGGGCATATCGCAAGATATTTTTATGCTTAGTTGCAGGGCTATACATGTCCGTAGCTATCACAGCCCAACAATCGTTGATCAAAGGAAAAGTTGTTGACTCCTTGGGAAAACCGATTCCAGGAGTATCGGTAGTTCTAAAAGGCACCACTTTAGGTACCATAACCGGAGTAGATGGGAGCTATACTATTTCAGGTAACCTCCCGACAGAAGGCATTCTCATCTATAGTTTCATAGGGATGAAAAGTCAGGAAAAAAGCATATCAGGACAAAGCATCATCAATGTTACCCTCAATGAAGAAACACTCGGAC comes from the Saccharicrinis fermentans DSM 9555 = JCM 21142 genome and includes:
- the rpsL gene encoding 30S ribosomal protein S12, with the translated sequence MPTIQQLVRKGRTTLVEKSKSRALDSCPQRRGVCVRVYTTTPKKPNSAMRKVARVRLTNGKEVNAYIPGEGHNLQEHSIVLVRGGRVKDLPGVRYHLVRGALDASGVEGRTQRRSKYGTKRPKK
- the rplV gene encoding 50S ribosomal protein L22, producing MGARKRLRAEQNKEAKKQVSFASLRNVPTSPRKMRLVADMIRGKEVNLALDLLKYSSKEASRRVEKLLLSAIANWKEKNEGVRMEDANLVVKSINVDSARILKRLRPAPQGRAHRIRKRSNHVTIYIDSNVNNKEEIKVS
- the rplX gene encoding 50S ribosomal protein L24, with protein sequence MGKLHIKKGDTVIVNAGEYKGQEGKVLEVLLSKNRAIVEGINMVSKHAKPNADNPQGGIVKQEAPIHISNLNLKDPSKGEATRIGRRKNDEGKLVRFAKKSGEEIK
- the rplN gene encoding 50S ribosomal protein L14; amino-acid sequence: MIQQESRLAVADNSGAKEVLCIRVLGGTKKRYATIGDRIVVTVKSSLPSTEMKKGTVTKAVVVRTKKEIRRADGSYIRFDENACVLLNQAGEMRGTRIFGPVARELRDGYMKIVSLAPEVL
- the rpsJ gene encoding 30S ribosomal protein S10, with translation MSQKIRIKLKSYDHNLVDKSAEKIVKTVKTTGAVVSGPIPLPTHKRVFTVLRSTFVNKKSREQFQLSSYKRLIDIYSSTAKTIDALMKLELPSGVEVEIKV
- the rplD gene encoding 50S ribosomal protein L4, producing MELKVLSITGEETGKTVELTDAVFGIEPNDHAIYLDVKQFLANQRQGTHKSKERAEIVGSTRKIKKQKGTGTARAGSIKSPVFRGGGRVFGPRPRNYGFKLNKKLKELARKSALSYKAKTGSIIVVEDFNMEAPKTKEFAQIRKNLKVEGKRSLVVLNEADKNVYLASRNIPKSEVVTLAELNTYSIMKAGALVLVESSVEGLGNL
- the rpsG gene encoding 30S ribosomal protein S7 — its product is MRKGKPKKRILLPDPKFNDTLVTQFINNLMLDGKKSTAYGIFYDALDRMADKAEKEGKSALEMWKKGLENITPAVEVKSRRVGGATFQVPTEIRPSRKVSVAMKNLILFARKRSGKSMAEKLSAEIVAAYNNEGGAFKKKEDMHRMAEANRAFAHFRF
- the rpsC gene encoding 30S ribosomal protein S3; protein product: MGQKVNPISNRLGIIRGWDSNWFGGKNYGDKLLEDTKIRKYLNVRLAKASISRIVIERTLKLITITVHTARPGIIIGKGGQEVDKLKEELKKITDKEVQINIFEVKRPELDAIIVANNIARQLEGRIAFRRAVKMAIASTMRMGAEGIKIQVSGRLNGAEMARSEMYKEGRTPLHTFRANIDYAQAEALTKTGLLGIKVWICKGEIYGKPDLSPNFAAKDNGGRKGGNFKKRRK
- the rpmC gene encoding 50S ribosomal protein L29, with the translated sequence MKVSEINEMAISEIIERIDTERAELIRLELNHSISPLENPLQIRDLRRNIARLQTILRQKQLTEK
- the rplP gene encoding 50S ribosomal protein L16; its protein translation is MLQPKKVKYRRRQKGRMKGEAQRGAELAFGSFGIKSLQSKWLTGRQIEAARIAVTRYMQRQGQIWIRVFPDKPITKKPAEVRMGKGKGSPEGFVAPVTPGRIIIECEGVSYETAKEALRLAAQKLPVTTKFVVRRDYVESKA
- the rpsS gene encoding 30S ribosomal protein S19, with protein sequence MSRSLKKGPFIDYKLEAKVFKMNDSGKKTVIKTWARASMISPDFVGHTIAVHNGNKFIPVYVTENMVGHKLGEFSPTRTYRGHGGNKKR
- the fusA gene encoding elongation factor G, with amino-acid sequence MGNSDLKHTRNIGIMAHIDAGKTTTTERILFYTGITHKIGEVHDGAATMDWMEQEQERGITITSAAVTTNWNYNNESYKINIIDTPGHVDFTVEVERSLRVLDGTVALFCAVSGVEPQSETVWRQADKYGVPRIGFVNKMDRSGANFFEVVRQVREMLGANPIPLQIPIGAEDDFEGVIDLIENKEVVWFDDAQMGSRYELREIREELKAEAKEWRDKLVEAVAESDEELMERYFEDPESITKEEMIAVIRTATINQTITPMMCGSAFKNKGVQRLLDSVVAFLPAPTDIPAITGTDPNTGEEASRPHDVNAPFSALAFKIATDPFVGRLAFMRIYSGRLEAGSYALNTRTGKKERISRLYQMKSNKQLPQDVIEAGDICAGVGFKDIRTGDTLCDEKNPITLESMDFPEPVIGVAVEPKSQKDMDKLGVALSKLAEEDPTFRVQTDEDSGQTVISGMGELHLEIIVDRLKREFKVECNQGRPQVTYKEAITQTVDHREVFKKQSGGRGKFADIVVTIGPREDGKEGLEFVNQIKGGNVPKEFIPSVEKGIKEAMLNGVLAGFVVDSLKVVLLDGSFHPVDSDQLSFEIAGRQAFKAACAKAKPILLEPIMKVEVVTPEEYMGDIIGDLNKRRGQVEGMESKAGARVVKAKVPLAEMFGYVTVLRTISSGRATSSMVFSHFEGVSKAIAQEVVKEAEGKVELL
- the rplW gene encoding 50S ribosomal protein L23 translates to MQILIKPIVTEKLNDISEKLNRFGFVVKKDANKLQIKKAVEEMYNVTVEGVNTMNYAGKVKSRYTKSGVQVGKTAAYKKAIVTLAEGDKIDFYSNI
- the rplC gene encoding 50S ribosomal protein L3, which encodes MPGLIGKKIGMTSVFSADGKNIPCTVIEAGPCLVTQVKTVDTDGYEAVQLAFDDKKEKNTTKAVLGHFKKAGVTPKRRVVEFKGFEQELSLGDEVKVDIFEEDSFVDVTGVSKGKGFQGVVKRHGFGGVGGSTHGQHNRLRAPGSIGAASYPARVFKGMRMAGRTGGDRVMVESLRVLKVIPESNLIIVKGSVPGAKGSYLIVEK
- the rpsQ gene encoding 30S ribosomal protein S17: MEKRNLRKERVGIVASSKMDKSIVVAVEIREKHPIYGKFVKKTKRFHAHDEKNDCNAGDTVKIMETRPLSKTKRWRLVEIIDRAK
- the rplB gene encoding 50S ribosomal protein L2, producing the protein MAVRKLKPTTPGQRHKVIGAFDTITSSTPEKSLLKPIKKSGGRNNTGKMTMRYKGGGHKRRYRVIDFKRNKDGVAATVESVQYDPNRSARIALLAYADGEKRYILAPNGLEVGQTVKSGEGVSPDLGNTLTLKEIPLGTIIHNIELRPGQGGIMARSAGTFAQLAARDGKFAVIKLPSGETRMILTTCRATIGAVGNSDHALERSGKAGRSRWLGRRPRVRGVAMNPVDHPMGGGEGRQSGGHPRSRTGVLAKGFKTRDKKKATSKYIIERRKK